The following are encoded in a window of Thunnus albacares chromosome 9, fThuAlb1.1, whole genome shotgun sequence genomic DNA:
- the fsd1 gene encoding fibronectin type III and SPRY domain-containing protein 1 — protein MGDQKESLRKITHTLATKNEEISNFICSLKQSLDNLEANSSRVQEDLESEFTSLHSVLEDMKENMVTRIKQERASRTYELQSQLSACSKALESSEELLELANQTLCSSETDGFNQAAKDIKDSVTMAPAFRLSLKAKASDNMSHLMVDFSQERDILQGLKFLPVPATPEIQVSECQVCDNTVTVVWTLPEPDSKIDHYILEHRRTNHEGPPRIREDYPWMVLEGIREMEHTLTGLRFDTRYMTFRVRACNKAVAGEFSEPVTLETHAFTFKLDSGSSHQNLKVEDLSVEWDSSGGKIQEIRKDKNRTNSPMHSPARAALMSPKRAPTARVGRDRFTAESYTVLADTMIDAGQQYWEVRFDKESKAFAVGVALRSLGRFDQLGKSSASWCIHLNNWLQQSLTAKHNNKARTLDCPIPNSIGVYCNYEEGVLSFFNAKTKQLMHTFRTKFQQPVIPAFMVWNGSFSVVTGLQVPSVVQSGQRKNSGTSSSNASLT, from the exons ATGGGAGACCAGAAG GAATCTCTGCGTAAGATCACCCACACGCTGGCCACCAAGAATGAGGAGATTTCCAACTTCATCTGCAGTCTCAAACAGAGCCTCGACAACTTAGAG GCGAACTCCTCCCGAGTCCAGGAGGACCTGGAGTCTGAGTTCACCTCCCTGCACTCTGTCCTGGAGGACATGAAGGAAAACATGGTGACACGCATCAAACAGGAGAGAGCCAGCCGCACGTATGAGTTACAG AGTCAGCTGAGCGCCTGCTCCAAAGCCCTGGAGAGTtcagaggagctgctggagctggCTAACCAAACGCTCTGCTCCTCTGAGACGGACGGGTTCAATCAG GCGGCCAAAGACATTAAGGATAG TGTAACAATGGCTCCAGCCTTCCGCCTCTCCCTGAAGGCTAAAGCCAGTGACAACATGAGCCACTTGATGGTGGATTTCAGCCAGGAGAGGGACATCTTGCAGGGCCTCAAGTTTCTCCCAG TTCCCGCCACTCCAGAGATCCAGGTATCAGAGTGCCAGGTGTGTGACAACACAGTGACTGTAGTTTGGACCTTGCCAGAGCCTGACAGCAAGATTGACCACTATATTCTGGAACATCGACGCACAAACCACGAGGGGCCCCCTCGTATCAGAGAGGACTATCCCTGGATGGTGTTGGAGGGGATACGAGAGATGGAGCACACGCTCACAG GTCTGCGCTTTGATACCCGGTACATGACATTCAGAGTGAGGGCGTGTAACAAGGCCGTGGCAGGAGAGTTCTCTGAGCCCGTTACACTAGAAACCCACG CCTTCACCTTCAAACTGGACTCTGGTTCATCCCACCAGAACCTGAAGGTAGAGGACTTGAGTGTGGAGTGGGACAGCAGCGGAGGAAAAATACAAGAAATCCGCAAAGACAAGAACCGAACCAACTCCCCAATGCACTCTCCAGCCAG GGCAGCACTGATGTCGCCTAAGAGAGCACCGACGGCCCGGGTCGGCAGAGACAGGTTTACAGCAGAGTCCTACACAGTGCTGG CTGACACCATGATCGACGCTGGACAGCAGTATTGGGAGGTGCGGTTCGACAAGGAGAGCAAGGCCTTCGCTGTGGGCGTGGCCCTGCGGAGCCTCGGCCGATTCGACCAGCTGGGGAAAAGCAGCGCTTCCTGGTGCATCCATCTGAACAACTGGCTACAGCAGAGCCTCACAGCCAAGCACAACAACAAGGCTCGAACACTTGACTGTCCAATTCCGAACAGTATAGGAGTCTACTGCAACTATGAAGAAG GTGTACTGTCTTTCTTCAATGCCAAAACGAAGCAACTGATGCACACCTTCAGAACCAAGTTCCAGCAGCCAGTAATACCAGCTTTCATG GTCTGGAACGGCAGTTTCTCAGTAGTGACGGGCCTGCAGGTTCCCAGCGTGGTGCAAAGTGGCCAGAGGAAGAATAGCGGCACCAGCAGCTCCAACGCCAGCCTCACCTAG